A window of the Emys orbicularis isolate rEmyOrb1 chromosome 1, rEmyOrb1.hap1, whole genome shotgun sequence genome harbors these coding sequences:
- the RGCC gene encoding regulator of cell cycle RGCC has protein sequence MLEAEGGGERREPAAMKSPQTKSAAGKGSGDGLPSRPAPGPAALRADAGELAEVLGEFDAVIEDFSSPVSKRHFQYEEHLARMKRRSSASVSDSSGMSDSESADSLYRNSFSFSDEKLNSPTMSIPTPTLPSPAVTPCKAKLGDTKELEDFIADLDRTLASM, from the exons ATGCTGGAGGCAGAAGGCGGCGGGGAGAGGCGAGAACCTGCGGCCATGAAGTCCCCGCAAACCAAGAGCGCGGCCGGCAAAG GCTCCGGTGACGGTCTCCCGTCCCGgccggccccgggccctgccGCCCTGCGGGCGGATGCCGGGGAGCTGGCGGAGGTGCTGGGCGAGTTCGATGCCGTGATAGAAGACTTCTCCTCGCCCGTCAGCAAGCGCCACTTCCAGTACGAGGAGCACCTGGCGCGGATGAAACGGCGGAGCAGCGCCAGCGTCAGCGACAGCAGCGGCATGAGCGACTCAGAGA GTGCAGATTCACTCTACAGAAACAGTTTTAGCTTCAGTGATGAAAAACTTAACTCTCCAACAATGTCAATTCCAACTCCAACTTTACCATCTCCAGCAGTAACTCCTTGTAAAG CAAAGCTTGGAGACACAAAAGAACTAGAAGACTTTATTGCTGATCTTGACAGGACATTAGCAA GTATGTGA